A genomic stretch from Thalassophryne amazonica chromosome 18, fThaAma1.1, whole genome shotgun sequence includes:
- the LOC117531065 gene encoding serine/threonine-protein kinase PLK1-like, with product MKPSNVHPKPSSPKDVPDHLVDPHTMKKYTRGRSLGRGSFGKVYEITDVDSKQVFACKMISKSHIQKRYQKENLKTEISILQSLSHHHIISCHSVFEDEDFVFVVLELCSSGSLSEVLRFRQTVMEPEAHYLMMQLLKGVEFLHKNKVGHRDLKPDNIFFNDRMEVKIGDFGLSTTIKFEGELKKARCGTLNYVAPEVLSGNGYSYQVDVWSLGCVLYTMLVGQMPFHTSSWTETVNHIMDNEYTIPDHISPAASSLIRQMLCADPAKRPTVTELQTHKFFTGG from the coding sequence ATGAAGCCATCAAATGTTCATCCCAAACCATCCTCTCCTAAAGACGTCCCAGATCATCTTGTGGACCCACACACCATGAAGAAATACACCAGGGGCAGATCACTTGGACGAGGCAGCTTTGGAAAAGTCTATGAGATCACAGATGTGGACTCAAAGCAGGTTTTTGCGTGCAAGATGATTTCCAAGTCTCACATCCAGAAGAGGTACCAGAAGGAGAACCTGAAGACAGAAATTTCTATCTTGCAGAGCCTCAGCCATCATCACATCATCAGCTGCCACAGTGTCTTTGAAGATGAGGACTTTGTCTTTGTGGTCTTGGAGCTCTGCAGCAGTGGGTCCTTGTCAGAGGTCCTCAGGTTTCGTCAGACTGTGATGGAGCCTGAAGCTCATTATTTGATGATGCAGCTGTTAAAAGGTGTCGAGttcctgcacaagaacaaagtcGGCCACAGAGACCTCAAACCAGACAACATATTTTTCAATGATCGCATGGAGGTCAAGATAGGAGACTTTGGATTGTCCACCACCATCAAGTTTGAAGGTGAGCTGAAAAAGGCCAGGTGTGGAACTCTGAACTATGTGGCCCCTGAAGTGCTCAGCGGGAACGGCTACAGCTACCAAGTTGACGTCTGGTCACTTGGCTGTGTGTTGTACACGATGCTGGTGGGTCAGATGCCTTTCCACACGTCATCTTGGACGGAGACCGTGAACCACATCATGGACAACGAGTACACCATCCCTGACCACATCAGCCCAGCGGCGTCCTCCCTCATCAGACAGATGCTGTGTGCTGACCCTGCCAAGAGGCCCACAGTCACTGAACTACAGACACACAAGTTCTTCACAGGTGGATAA
- the ghitm gene encoding growth hormone-inducible transmembrane protein produces the protein MLVSRLTCLRTLPLAGLRPLITQRVVTLKACPPLVRPHQGYATKARFGFRRAKTTRDQLKEAAFEPATDTAIRIDNIGRIILAGGAAVGLGALCYYGLGMSNEIGAIEKAIIWPQYVKDRIHSTYMYFAGGVGLTGLSAVAVSRTPALLGLMMRGSWMAIGATFAAMIGAGILVRSISYEHNPMPKHLAWMLHAGVMGAVVAPLVLLGGPLMLRAAWYTAGIVGGLSTVAMCAPSEKFLNMGGPLAVGFGLVFVSSLGTMFLPPTTALGAGLYSVAVYGGLVLFSMFLLYDTQKVIKRAETHPLYGVQKYDPINACMGIYMDTLNIFIRLVMILANGGGGRRK, from the exons ATGTTGGTGTCGAGGTTGACGTGTTTGAGGACTCTTCCTCTCGCTGGGCTCCGTCCTCTGATCACACAGAGAGTTGTCACATTGAAGGCTTGTCCACCTCTGGTCAGGCCTCATCAG GGTTATGCCACCAAAGCCAGATTTGGTTTCCGCCGTGCAAAGACAACCAGAGACCAGCTCAAGGAAGCAGCTTTTGAACCAGCGACAGATACAGCTATTCGAA TTGACAACATAGGAAGAATAATTCTGGCAGGAGGTGCTGCAGTTGGCCTGGGAGCTCTGTGTTATTACGGACTTGGCATGTCCAATGAAATTGGTGCCATTGAGAAAGCAAT AATCTGGCCTCAGTATGTGAAGGACAGGATCCATTCCACTTACATGTACTTTGCAGGCGGTGTGGGACTGACTGGTTTGTCTGCTGTAGCTGTGAGCAGGACTCCAGCTCTTTTGGGTCTCATGATGAGAGGATCCTGGATG GCAATTGGAGCCACTTTTGCAGCGATGATAGGTGCTGGCATTCTGGTGAGGTCCATTTCCTATGAGCACAACCCCATGCCCAAACACCTTGCTTGGATGTTACATGCAG GTGTGATGGGAGCTGTTGTTGCTCCTCTTGTTCTCCTGGGAGGGCCTCTGATGTTGCGAGCTGCCTGGTACACTGCTGGCATTGTGGGAGGTCTGTCTACTGTGGCCATGTGTGCTCCGAGTGAGAAGTTCCTCAACATGGGTGGACCGTTGGCAGTCGGGTTTGGATTGGTGTTTGTGTCCTCACTCG GGACGATGTTCTTGCCTCCAACAACAGCGCTGGGGGCAGGCCTGTACTCAGTGGCTGTGTATGGAGGCCTGGTTCTGTTCAGCATGTTCCTGCTATACGACACACAGAAGGTCATCAAGAGGGCAGAGACACACCCACTCTACGGCGTTCAGAAATATGACCCCATCAACGC TTGTATGGGGATTTACATGGACACACTTAACATCTTCATCAGGCTGGTGATGATTCTGGCCAATGGTGGCGGCGGCAGAAGGAAGTGA